From the Musa acuminata AAA Group cultivar baxijiao chromosome BXJ3-1, Cavendish_Baxijiao_AAA, whole genome shotgun sequence genome, the window TTGAGGGACCTTCGCCACCCAGGTCTTTAAATTATGCATGCCAATGGACGAGACGTTGACTTGGGATCAACCGTTGAATAGTCAACGACAAGGATAGCCACTTCAAACTAAATCTCTTAGTCTCTATTACATCCACTTATCTCCTCCTCCATTCTTCTTGTTATTTATAAATTAGTATTTCATTAGCCATCTATTTTCACTACTTTGATTTCAACTACTACAAATAATCTAACCTTAAATAGGACTCTTAAATCAATATCTAATCTAATCATAAAGCTTAAGTTAATATTCCAATACTTCCTTCAAACTCGAGTTTTATTTACATAGAAAAAGAAATACAGATTACAATACTGAGAGTTACAATCCATTATACTTTTATTTATCATGTCTGTAATAGAAGTAACATAAGTTACAAAACAAGCAATCAAGAACAGTCTGTTCTGCTAGTTCGATTTTAACGTAGAGAGAGAACATAGTTTCTTTATCTGCTTCATCTTCCAGCTTTTACATCAAATCCCAATTTGTTCTCTAAACTGTGGTACCCCACAGAATCCAAGGTAGAGCTCATAGATGATTCAACAAGCAATGTTTCGCATTCCTTGGGTGCATGGTGTGTTGAAGAGACCTGTAGGAACCCTCCTAACATATACAGTTTCTCAGCCACTTCTCTCATCGGAGGCCTTTCATCCCCCTTGATGTTCAAACATTCCTTTGCAAGCTCGGCAATTTCTTGGATGACATCCATGTTTTCTTTTCCCACGATTTGATCATCCAATATCTCTTCAAGTCGACTATCTTTCATTGATTCAATGAAGCTTGAGGCAAGAGCTTTTCCTTGACTGCTCCCATCATAATAAATTGcctttttccttgtgatgagctCCACCAAAACTACCCCAAAGCTGTAGACATCACTCTTTGCCGTCAGTTGACGGACTAGCAAGAACTCTGGGTCCAAATAACCAAGAGTTCCCTGAACCATCGTTATGAATTGGGTTTCATCCAAAGACATCATCCTCGACGCACCGAAATCCGATACCTTTGACACGTAATTATGATCTAGAAGTATGTTGAGTGACTTCACGTCTCCATGAAGGATCGGAGGGGATGCCGATGAATGCAAGTAAGCGAGAGCTTCTGCAGATTCTGTAGCTATTCGTAAACGAGTAGTCAAGGGAATTAGTTTCCCCTCGTTGCTATGGATGAACTCAAAGAGGGTTCCATTGGGGATGAACTCATAAACCAACATGGGAATTTCCACTTCCAAGCAACAACCCAAGAGCTTTACAATATTCTTGTGATTGATTTGAGAAAGAATAATCATCTCCCGTATGAATTCTTCACTTTGGTCCTCGGTGACTACCTTAGACCTCTTGATGGCCACTACCCTACCATCGTCTAGGTTTCCTTTGTAAACGGTGCCATGGCCTCCTCGCCCAAGTTCTCGACTTTTATCGAAATTATCTGTTGCCTTCTTTAGATCCTCTTTGGTGTATAttttgatggtatcaatttgcttTGATCTGATTTCTTCGTATAACCTCAAACC encodes:
- the LOC135628310 gene encoding wall-associated receptor kinase 3-like: MIILSQINHKNIVKLLGCCLEVEIPMLVYEFIPNGTLFEFIHSNEGKLIPLTTRLRIATESAEALAYLHSSASPPILHGDVKSLNILLDHNYVSKVSDFGASRMMSLDETQFITMVQGTLGYLDPEFLLVRQLTAKSDVYSFGVVLVELITRKKAIYYDGSSQGKALASSFIESMKDSRLEEILDDQIVGKENMDVIQEIAELAKECLNIKGDERPPMREVAEKLYMLGGFLQVSSTHHAPKECETLLVESSMSSTLDSVGYHSLENKLGFDVKAGR